One Panulirus ornatus isolate Po-2019 chromosome 1, ASM3632096v1, whole genome shotgun sequence genomic region harbors:
- the LOC139763905 gene encoding CLIP domain-containing serine protease HP8-like, translated as MGWAFTETGPESDMMLYGVVALADRETCNATYRGNLVDEEVCFGGKAGQGFCTGGSGTSLVMLKASDILAIQTGVGSYGPAPYRLHLCLAL; from the exons ATGGGCTGGGCTTTTACCGAGACCGGGCCTGAAAGTGACATGATGCTGTATGGTGTGGTCGCACTAGCTGACCGTGAGACGTGTAATGCTACCTACAGAGGAAATCTGGTCGACGAAGAG GTCTGTTTCGGTGGTAAAGCCGGCCAGGGTTTCTGCACAGGTGGCTCAGGCACTTCTCTGGTGATGCTAAAAGCCTCTGATATCCTGGCCATCCAGACTGGTGTGGGGTCCTACGGTCCAGCGCCATATCGTCTACACTTGTGTTTGGCATTATAG